One genomic window of Scatophagus argus isolate fScaArg1 chromosome 16, fScaArg1.pri, whole genome shotgun sequence includes the following:
- the pik3r6b gene encoding phosphoinositide 3-kinase regulatory subunit 6 isoform X1, producing the protein MVDPTGDVSLSTVESTLYNNVKALLKEMNSQSNSQKGMLRWSLQKKLESDPSCSISLIQLLVKELENKLQTVSEISKTGSCMHIIPVLHTLYYVVIQSGVMIPASLYQTVYECLMKLLILPSPCSAVVLSTLRSIKMEMTTPGSLYQRRVIAEQNVKNDHFTVQEKVFVLADPAVFSAPLEATVRAYLEASSFLRNTLTMEKNVVLHVLQRGLGVTCQSSTLAKALEALEDHVVEKYFQDVVLVVEESIKKGASGRANYLVKLQDTYRDILTTSGEEITTADHSSVCSTAMPFPEIIFVLWRYEEDLWNLLANFALCGCPHSSLDEEDKDKKNSLRCENNGIEKHLKESDFDDREQPPDRNPAPAFSRRKAFKNMKPADKLSLMREKIEAFPGSSPVLKEDRMRHTARVVVMGDDRVLGRLTRAYHSIRERESKRLILTKKLNLQLYYIPVTDMEPSLSSSDEDRLSLASLLGRVDPWYNCNINSLRTAISRLAGMHSDHSKTSQQNLFLLDTLCYYLRCGTQPVNLPLYSVKMTLSSSDESSVVEDVFVSNLEADIPEFRHLKEKEPFPRKKKSALEVFGTAISVTYTKQISSSKREVVKAEAPMTYSVVITSEPAAVTSGGGYLTVRFDCLNPGYNTAIHARNISIRTMEHRSLSVCLDKDSRRTYTDVQRIEICPCLDPGCSIRSRFSVSADRELPLSKYLDQVLSLPINTFTGVTP; encoded by the exons ATGGTTGACCCTACAG GTGATGTTTCTCTCTCGACTGTGGAGTCCACCCTGTACAACAATGTCAAGGCGCTACTCAAAGAGATGAACAGCCAAAGTAATTCACAGAAAG GAATGCTTAGATGGAGTCTTCAGAAGAAGTTGGAGAGTGATCCATCCTGCAGCATTTCATTGATCCAACTACTGGTCAAAGAGCTGGAGAACAAGCTACAGACAGTTAGCGAG ATCTCTAAAACAGGATCCTGCATGCATATCATCCCAGTGCTGCACACTCTCTACTATGTGGTTATTCAG TCAGGTGTCATGATTCCCGCCAGCCTTTACCAGACAGTGTATGAGTGTCTGATGAAACTGCTGATATTACCGTCACCTTGCTCTGCTGTGGTCCTGAGCACTCTGAGGAGCATCAAGATGGAAATGACCACACCAG GTTCCTTATATCAGAGGAGAGTCATTGCAGAGCAGAACGTGAAGAACGACCATTTCACTGTGCAGGAAAA GGTGTTTGTGCTTGCTGATCCAGCCGTGTTTTCTGCTCCGCTGGAAGCCACAGTGAGAGCCTATCTGGAGGCTTCCAGCTTTCTCAGGAACACATTAaccatggaaaaaaatgtggtgCTGCATGTGCTGCAGAGGGGGCTGGGGGTGACATGCCAAAGCTCCACACTGGCTAAGGCTCTGGAG GCTTTGGAGGACCATGTGGTAGAGAAATATTTTCAGGATGTGGTTCTAGTTGTGGAGGAGAGTATAAAGAAAGGTGCAAGTGGTAGAGCAAACTATCTCGTCAAACTACAAGACACATACAGAGACATCTTGACTACGTCCGGAGAAG AAATAACCACGGCAGATCACAGCTCTGTGTGCAGCACTGCAATGCCCTTTCCAGAGATCATTTTTGTCTTGTGGAGATACGAAGAAGATCTAT GGAATCTGTTAGCAAATTTCGCCCTGTGTGGCTGCCCTCACTCTAGCCTGGATGAAGAAGATAAGGACAAAAAGAATTCACTTCGGTGTGAGAACAATGGGATAGAGAAACATCTAAAAGAGAGTGACTTTGATGACAGAGAGCAGCCTCCAGACAGAAATCCTGCACCAGCATTCAGTCGGAGAAAAGCCTTTAAGAACATGAAGCCAGCAGATAAACTGAGCCTAATGAGGGAGAAGATAGAAGCATTTCCTGGTAGCTCCCCTGTCCTTAAAGAAGACAGGATGCGTCACACAGCACGGGTAGTGGTAATGGGGGATGATCGTGTGCTGGGAAGGCTTACCAGGGCTTACCACTCTATTCG agagagagaatcaaaaCGTCTTATTTTGACCAAGAAACTGAACCTGCAGTTGTACTACATCCCAGTGACTGATATGGAGCCATCGCTCAGTTCATCC GATGAAGATAGATTGTCTCTCGCCTCCTTATTGGGAAGAGTGGATCCTTGGTACAACTGCAACATCAACAGTCTGCGAACTGCAATCTCCAGACTGGCTGGAATG CACTCTGATCACAGCAAGACATCGCAGCAAAACCTTTTCCTGCTGGACACCCTGTGTTACTACCTTCGCTGTGGGACGCAGCCAGTTAACCTGCCACTCTATTCTGTGAAG ATGACCCTCTCCAGCTCTGACGAGAGTTCTGTCGTGgaggatgtgtttgtgtccaaTCTGGAGGCAGACATCCCAGAGTTCAGACACCTCAAAGAAA AGGAGCCCTTCCCACGCAAAAAGAAGTCAGCATTGGAGGTCTTTGGAACAGCCATCTCAGTCACTTATACAAAG CAGATCTCTTCAAGCAAAAGGGAAGTTGTAAAGGCAGAGGCACCCATGACGTACAGTGTGGTTATTACATCAGAGCCGGCAGCTGTCACGTCAG GTGGTGGTTACCTTACTGTCAGGTTTGACTGTTTGAACCCAGGATACAACACA GCGATCCATGCTCGAAACATCAGCATCAGGACGATGGAGCATCGAtcactctctgtgtgtctggacAAAGACTCTCGCAGGACATACACTGATGTCCAAAG GATAGAGATTTGTCCTTGCTTAGACCCAGGGTGCAGCATCCGGTCCAGGTTCAGTGTCAGCGCAGACCGCGAGCTGCCATTGAGCAAGTATTTGGACCAAGTTCTGTCACTTCCAATCAACACGTTCACTGGTGTGACTCCCTGA
- the pik3r6b gene encoding phosphoinositide 3-kinase regulatory subunit 6 isoform X3: MVDPTGDVSLSTVESTLYNNVKALLKEMNSQSNSQKGMLRWSLQKKLESDPSCSISLIQLLVKELENKLQTVSEISKTGSCMHIIPVLHTLYYVVIQSGVMIPASLYQTVYECLMKLLILPSPCSAVVLSTLRSIKMEMTTPGSLYQRRVIAEQNVKNDHFTVQEKVFVLADPAVFSAPLEATVRAYLEASSFLRNTLTMEKNVVLHVLQRGLGVTCQSSTLAKALEALEDHVVEKYFQDVVLVVEESIKKGASGRANYLVKLQDTYRDILTTSGEEITTADHSSVCSTAMPFPEIIFVLWRYEEDLWNLLANFALCGCPHSSLDEEDKDKKNSLRCENNGIEKHLKESDFDDREQPPDRNPAPAFSRRKAFKNMKPADKLSLMREKIEAFPGSSPVLKEDRMRHTARVVVMGDDRVLGRLTRAYHSIRERESKRLILTKKLNLQLYYIPVTDMEPSLSSSDEDRLSLASLLGRVDPWYNCNINSLRTAISRLAGMHSDHSKTSQQNLFLLDTLCYYLRCGTQPVNLPLYSVKMTLSSSDESSVVEDVFVSNLEADIPEFRHLKEKEPFPRKKKSALEVFGTAISVTYTKQISSSKREVVKAEAPMTYSVVITSEPAAVTWWLPYCQV, translated from the exons ATGGTTGACCCTACAG GTGATGTTTCTCTCTCGACTGTGGAGTCCACCCTGTACAACAATGTCAAGGCGCTACTCAAAGAGATGAACAGCCAAAGTAATTCACAGAAAG GAATGCTTAGATGGAGTCTTCAGAAGAAGTTGGAGAGTGATCCATCCTGCAGCATTTCATTGATCCAACTACTGGTCAAAGAGCTGGAGAACAAGCTACAGACAGTTAGCGAG ATCTCTAAAACAGGATCCTGCATGCATATCATCCCAGTGCTGCACACTCTCTACTATGTGGTTATTCAG TCAGGTGTCATGATTCCCGCCAGCCTTTACCAGACAGTGTATGAGTGTCTGATGAAACTGCTGATATTACCGTCACCTTGCTCTGCTGTGGTCCTGAGCACTCTGAGGAGCATCAAGATGGAAATGACCACACCAG GTTCCTTATATCAGAGGAGAGTCATTGCAGAGCAGAACGTGAAGAACGACCATTTCACTGTGCAGGAAAA GGTGTTTGTGCTTGCTGATCCAGCCGTGTTTTCTGCTCCGCTGGAAGCCACAGTGAGAGCCTATCTGGAGGCTTCCAGCTTTCTCAGGAACACATTAaccatggaaaaaaatgtggtgCTGCATGTGCTGCAGAGGGGGCTGGGGGTGACATGCCAAAGCTCCACACTGGCTAAGGCTCTGGAG GCTTTGGAGGACCATGTGGTAGAGAAATATTTTCAGGATGTGGTTCTAGTTGTGGAGGAGAGTATAAAGAAAGGTGCAAGTGGTAGAGCAAACTATCTCGTCAAACTACAAGACACATACAGAGACATCTTGACTACGTCCGGAGAAG AAATAACCACGGCAGATCACAGCTCTGTGTGCAGCACTGCAATGCCCTTTCCAGAGATCATTTTTGTCTTGTGGAGATACGAAGAAGATCTAT GGAATCTGTTAGCAAATTTCGCCCTGTGTGGCTGCCCTCACTCTAGCCTGGATGAAGAAGATAAGGACAAAAAGAATTCACTTCGGTGTGAGAACAATGGGATAGAGAAACATCTAAAAGAGAGTGACTTTGATGACAGAGAGCAGCCTCCAGACAGAAATCCTGCACCAGCATTCAGTCGGAGAAAAGCCTTTAAGAACATGAAGCCAGCAGATAAACTGAGCCTAATGAGGGAGAAGATAGAAGCATTTCCTGGTAGCTCCCCTGTCCTTAAAGAAGACAGGATGCGTCACACAGCACGGGTAGTGGTAATGGGGGATGATCGTGTGCTGGGAAGGCTTACCAGGGCTTACCACTCTATTCG agagagagaatcaaaaCGTCTTATTTTGACCAAGAAACTGAACCTGCAGTTGTACTACATCCCAGTGACTGATATGGAGCCATCGCTCAGTTCATCC GATGAAGATAGATTGTCTCTCGCCTCCTTATTGGGAAGAGTGGATCCTTGGTACAACTGCAACATCAACAGTCTGCGAACTGCAATCTCCAGACTGGCTGGAATG CACTCTGATCACAGCAAGACATCGCAGCAAAACCTTTTCCTGCTGGACACCCTGTGTTACTACCTTCGCTGTGGGACGCAGCCAGTTAACCTGCCACTCTATTCTGTGAAG ATGACCCTCTCCAGCTCTGACGAGAGTTCTGTCGTGgaggatgtgtttgtgtccaaTCTGGAGGCAGACATCCCAGAGTTCAGACACCTCAAAGAAA AGGAGCCCTTCCCACGCAAAAAGAAGTCAGCATTGGAGGTCTTTGGAACAGCCATCTCAGTCACTTATACAAAG CAGATCTCTTCAAGCAAAAGGGAAGTTGTAAAGGCAGAGGCACCCATGACGTACAGTGTGGTTATTACATCAGAGCCGGCAGCTGTCAC GTGGTGGTTACCTTACTGTCAGGTTTGA
- the pik3r6b gene encoding phosphoinositide 3-kinase regulatory subunit 6 isoform X4 yields the protein MVDPTGDVSLSTVESTLYNNVKALLKEMNSQSNSQKGMLRWSLQKKLESDPSCSISLIQLLVKELENKLQTVSEISKTGSCMHIIPVLHTLYYVVIQSGVMIPASLYQTVYECLMKLLILPSPCSAVVLSTLRSIKMEMTTPGSLYQRRVIAEQNVKNDHFTVQEKVFVLADPAVFSAPLEATVRAYLEASSFLRNTLTMEKNVVLHVLQRGLGVTCQSSTLAKALEALEDHVVEKYFQDVVLVVEESIKKGASGRANYLVKLQDTYRDILTTSGEEITTADHSSVCSTAMPFPEIIFVLWRYEEDLWNLLANFALCGCPHSSLDEEDKDKKNSLRCENNGIEKHLKESDFDDREQPPDRNPAPAFSRRKAFKNMKPADKLSLMREKIEAFPGSSPVLKEDRMRHTARVVVMGDDRVLGRLTRAYHSIRERESKRLILTKKLNLQLYYIPVTDMEPSLSSSDEDRLSLASLLGRVDPWYNCNINSLRTAISRLAGMHSDHSKTSQQNLFLLDTLCYYLRCGTQPVNLPLYSVKMTLSSSDESSVVEDVFVSNLEADIPEFRHLKEKEPFPRKKKSALEVFGTAISVTYTKISSSKREVVKAEAPMTYSVVITSEPAAVTWWLPYCQV from the exons ATGGTTGACCCTACAG GTGATGTTTCTCTCTCGACTGTGGAGTCCACCCTGTACAACAATGTCAAGGCGCTACTCAAAGAGATGAACAGCCAAAGTAATTCACAGAAAG GAATGCTTAGATGGAGTCTTCAGAAGAAGTTGGAGAGTGATCCATCCTGCAGCATTTCATTGATCCAACTACTGGTCAAAGAGCTGGAGAACAAGCTACAGACAGTTAGCGAG ATCTCTAAAACAGGATCCTGCATGCATATCATCCCAGTGCTGCACACTCTCTACTATGTGGTTATTCAG TCAGGTGTCATGATTCCCGCCAGCCTTTACCAGACAGTGTATGAGTGTCTGATGAAACTGCTGATATTACCGTCACCTTGCTCTGCTGTGGTCCTGAGCACTCTGAGGAGCATCAAGATGGAAATGACCACACCAG GTTCCTTATATCAGAGGAGAGTCATTGCAGAGCAGAACGTGAAGAACGACCATTTCACTGTGCAGGAAAA GGTGTTTGTGCTTGCTGATCCAGCCGTGTTTTCTGCTCCGCTGGAAGCCACAGTGAGAGCCTATCTGGAGGCTTCCAGCTTTCTCAGGAACACATTAaccatggaaaaaaatgtggtgCTGCATGTGCTGCAGAGGGGGCTGGGGGTGACATGCCAAAGCTCCACACTGGCTAAGGCTCTGGAG GCTTTGGAGGACCATGTGGTAGAGAAATATTTTCAGGATGTGGTTCTAGTTGTGGAGGAGAGTATAAAGAAAGGTGCAAGTGGTAGAGCAAACTATCTCGTCAAACTACAAGACACATACAGAGACATCTTGACTACGTCCGGAGAAG AAATAACCACGGCAGATCACAGCTCTGTGTGCAGCACTGCAATGCCCTTTCCAGAGATCATTTTTGTCTTGTGGAGATACGAAGAAGATCTAT GGAATCTGTTAGCAAATTTCGCCCTGTGTGGCTGCCCTCACTCTAGCCTGGATGAAGAAGATAAGGACAAAAAGAATTCACTTCGGTGTGAGAACAATGGGATAGAGAAACATCTAAAAGAGAGTGACTTTGATGACAGAGAGCAGCCTCCAGACAGAAATCCTGCACCAGCATTCAGTCGGAGAAAAGCCTTTAAGAACATGAAGCCAGCAGATAAACTGAGCCTAATGAGGGAGAAGATAGAAGCATTTCCTGGTAGCTCCCCTGTCCTTAAAGAAGACAGGATGCGTCACACAGCACGGGTAGTGGTAATGGGGGATGATCGTGTGCTGGGAAGGCTTACCAGGGCTTACCACTCTATTCG agagagagaatcaaaaCGTCTTATTTTGACCAAGAAACTGAACCTGCAGTTGTACTACATCCCAGTGACTGATATGGAGCCATCGCTCAGTTCATCC GATGAAGATAGATTGTCTCTCGCCTCCTTATTGGGAAGAGTGGATCCTTGGTACAACTGCAACATCAACAGTCTGCGAACTGCAATCTCCAGACTGGCTGGAATG CACTCTGATCACAGCAAGACATCGCAGCAAAACCTTTTCCTGCTGGACACCCTGTGTTACTACCTTCGCTGTGGGACGCAGCCAGTTAACCTGCCACTCTATTCTGTGAAG ATGACCCTCTCCAGCTCTGACGAGAGTTCTGTCGTGgaggatgtgtttgtgtccaaTCTGGAGGCAGACATCCCAGAGTTCAGACACCTCAAAGAAA AGGAGCCCTTCCCACGCAAAAAGAAGTCAGCATTGGAGGTCTTTGGAACAGCCATCTCAGTCACTTATACAAAG ATCTCTTCAAGCAAAAGGGAAGTTGTAAAGGCAGAGGCACCCATGACGTACAGTGTGGTTATTACATCAGAGCCGGCAGCTGTCAC GTGGTGGTTACCTTACTGTCAGGTTTGA
- the pik3r6b gene encoding phosphoinositide 3-kinase regulatory subunit 6 isoform X2, whose product MVDPTGDVSLSTVESTLYNNVKALLKEMNSQSNSQKGMLRWSLQKKLESDPSCSISLIQLLVKELENKLQTVSEISKTGSCMHIIPVLHTLYYVVIQSGVMIPASLYQTVYECLMKLLILPSPCSAVVLSTLRSIKMEMTTPGSLYQRRVIAEQNVKNDHFTVQEKVFVLADPAVFSAPLEATVRAYLEASSFLRNTLTMEKNVVLHVLQRGLGVTCQSSTLAKALEALEDHVVEKYFQDVVLVVEESIKKGASGRANYLVKLQDTYRDILTTSGEEITTADHSSVCSTAMPFPEIIFVLWRYEEDLWNLLANFALCGCPHSSLDEEDKDKKNSLRCENNGIEKHLKESDFDDREQPPDRNPAPAFSRRKAFKNMKPADKLSLMREKIEAFPGSSPVLKEDRMRHTARVVVMGDDRVLGRLTRAYHSIRERESKRLILTKKLNLQLYYIPVTDMEPSLSSSDEDRLSLASLLGRVDPWYNCNINSLRTAISRLAGMHSDHSKTSQQNLFLLDTLCYYLRCGTQPVNLPLYSVKMTLSSSDESSVVEDVFVSNLEADIPEFRHLKEKEPFPRKKKSALEVFGTAISVTYTKISSSKREVVKAEAPMTYSVVITSEPAAVTSGGGYLTVRFDCLNPGYNTAIHARNISIRTMEHRSLSVCLDKDSRRTYTDVQRIEICPCLDPGCSIRSRFSVSADRELPLSKYLDQVLSLPINTFTGVTP is encoded by the exons ATGGTTGACCCTACAG GTGATGTTTCTCTCTCGACTGTGGAGTCCACCCTGTACAACAATGTCAAGGCGCTACTCAAAGAGATGAACAGCCAAAGTAATTCACAGAAAG GAATGCTTAGATGGAGTCTTCAGAAGAAGTTGGAGAGTGATCCATCCTGCAGCATTTCATTGATCCAACTACTGGTCAAAGAGCTGGAGAACAAGCTACAGACAGTTAGCGAG ATCTCTAAAACAGGATCCTGCATGCATATCATCCCAGTGCTGCACACTCTCTACTATGTGGTTATTCAG TCAGGTGTCATGATTCCCGCCAGCCTTTACCAGACAGTGTATGAGTGTCTGATGAAACTGCTGATATTACCGTCACCTTGCTCTGCTGTGGTCCTGAGCACTCTGAGGAGCATCAAGATGGAAATGACCACACCAG GTTCCTTATATCAGAGGAGAGTCATTGCAGAGCAGAACGTGAAGAACGACCATTTCACTGTGCAGGAAAA GGTGTTTGTGCTTGCTGATCCAGCCGTGTTTTCTGCTCCGCTGGAAGCCACAGTGAGAGCCTATCTGGAGGCTTCCAGCTTTCTCAGGAACACATTAaccatggaaaaaaatgtggtgCTGCATGTGCTGCAGAGGGGGCTGGGGGTGACATGCCAAAGCTCCACACTGGCTAAGGCTCTGGAG GCTTTGGAGGACCATGTGGTAGAGAAATATTTTCAGGATGTGGTTCTAGTTGTGGAGGAGAGTATAAAGAAAGGTGCAAGTGGTAGAGCAAACTATCTCGTCAAACTACAAGACACATACAGAGACATCTTGACTACGTCCGGAGAAG AAATAACCACGGCAGATCACAGCTCTGTGTGCAGCACTGCAATGCCCTTTCCAGAGATCATTTTTGTCTTGTGGAGATACGAAGAAGATCTAT GGAATCTGTTAGCAAATTTCGCCCTGTGTGGCTGCCCTCACTCTAGCCTGGATGAAGAAGATAAGGACAAAAAGAATTCACTTCGGTGTGAGAACAATGGGATAGAGAAACATCTAAAAGAGAGTGACTTTGATGACAGAGAGCAGCCTCCAGACAGAAATCCTGCACCAGCATTCAGTCGGAGAAAAGCCTTTAAGAACATGAAGCCAGCAGATAAACTGAGCCTAATGAGGGAGAAGATAGAAGCATTTCCTGGTAGCTCCCCTGTCCTTAAAGAAGACAGGATGCGTCACACAGCACGGGTAGTGGTAATGGGGGATGATCGTGTGCTGGGAAGGCTTACCAGGGCTTACCACTCTATTCG agagagagaatcaaaaCGTCTTATTTTGACCAAGAAACTGAACCTGCAGTTGTACTACATCCCAGTGACTGATATGGAGCCATCGCTCAGTTCATCC GATGAAGATAGATTGTCTCTCGCCTCCTTATTGGGAAGAGTGGATCCTTGGTACAACTGCAACATCAACAGTCTGCGAACTGCAATCTCCAGACTGGCTGGAATG CACTCTGATCACAGCAAGACATCGCAGCAAAACCTTTTCCTGCTGGACACCCTGTGTTACTACCTTCGCTGTGGGACGCAGCCAGTTAACCTGCCACTCTATTCTGTGAAG ATGACCCTCTCCAGCTCTGACGAGAGTTCTGTCGTGgaggatgtgtttgtgtccaaTCTGGAGGCAGACATCCCAGAGTTCAGACACCTCAAAGAAA AGGAGCCCTTCCCACGCAAAAAGAAGTCAGCATTGGAGGTCTTTGGAACAGCCATCTCAGTCACTTATACAAAG ATCTCTTCAAGCAAAAGGGAAGTTGTAAAGGCAGAGGCACCCATGACGTACAGTGTGGTTATTACATCAGAGCCGGCAGCTGTCACGTCAG GTGGTGGTTACCTTACTGTCAGGTTTGACTGTTTGAACCCAGGATACAACACA GCGATCCATGCTCGAAACATCAGCATCAGGACGATGGAGCATCGAtcactctctgtgtgtctggacAAAGACTCTCGCAGGACATACACTGATGTCCAAAG GATAGAGATTTGTCCTTGCTTAGACCCAGGGTGCAGCATCCGGTCCAGGTTCAGTGTCAGCGCAGACCGCGAGCTGCCATTGAGCAAGTATTTGGACCAAGTTCTGTCACTTCCAATCAACACGTTCACTGGTGTGACTCCCTGA
- the pik3r6b gene encoding phosphoinositide 3-kinase regulatory subunit 6 isoform X5 → MVDPTGDVSLSTVESTLYNNVKALLKEMNSQSNSQKGMLRWSLQKKLESDPSCSISLIQLLVKELENKLQTVSEISKTGSCMHIIPVLHTLYYVVIQSGVMIPASLYQTVYECLMKLLILPSPCSAVVLSTLRSIKMEMTTPGSLYQRRVIAEQNVKNDHFTVQEKVFVLADPAVFSAPLEATVRAYLEASSFLRNTLTMEKNVVLHVLQRGLGVTCQSSTLAKALEALEDHVVEKYFQDVVLVVEESIKKGASGRANYLVKLQDTYRDILTTSGEEITTADHSSVCSTAMPFPEIIFVLWRYEEDLWNLLANFALCGCPHSSLDEEDKDKKNSLRCENNGIEKHLKESDFDDREQPPDRNPAPAFSRRKAFKNMKPADKLSLMREKIEAFPGSSPVLKEDRMRHTARVVVMGDDRVLGRLTRAYHSIRERESKRLILTKKLNLQLYYIPVTDMEPSLSSSDEDRLSLASLLGRVDPWYNCNINSLRTAISRLAGMHSDHSKTSQQNLFLLDTLCYYLRCGTQPVNLPLYSVKMTLSSSDESSVVEDVFVSNLEADIPEFRHLKEKEPFPRKKKSALEVFGTAISVTYTKVVVTLLSGLTV, encoded by the exons ATGGTTGACCCTACAG GTGATGTTTCTCTCTCGACTGTGGAGTCCACCCTGTACAACAATGTCAAGGCGCTACTCAAAGAGATGAACAGCCAAAGTAATTCACAGAAAG GAATGCTTAGATGGAGTCTTCAGAAGAAGTTGGAGAGTGATCCATCCTGCAGCATTTCATTGATCCAACTACTGGTCAAAGAGCTGGAGAACAAGCTACAGACAGTTAGCGAG ATCTCTAAAACAGGATCCTGCATGCATATCATCCCAGTGCTGCACACTCTCTACTATGTGGTTATTCAG TCAGGTGTCATGATTCCCGCCAGCCTTTACCAGACAGTGTATGAGTGTCTGATGAAACTGCTGATATTACCGTCACCTTGCTCTGCTGTGGTCCTGAGCACTCTGAGGAGCATCAAGATGGAAATGACCACACCAG GTTCCTTATATCAGAGGAGAGTCATTGCAGAGCAGAACGTGAAGAACGACCATTTCACTGTGCAGGAAAA GGTGTTTGTGCTTGCTGATCCAGCCGTGTTTTCTGCTCCGCTGGAAGCCACAGTGAGAGCCTATCTGGAGGCTTCCAGCTTTCTCAGGAACACATTAaccatggaaaaaaatgtggtgCTGCATGTGCTGCAGAGGGGGCTGGGGGTGACATGCCAAAGCTCCACACTGGCTAAGGCTCTGGAG GCTTTGGAGGACCATGTGGTAGAGAAATATTTTCAGGATGTGGTTCTAGTTGTGGAGGAGAGTATAAAGAAAGGTGCAAGTGGTAGAGCAAACTATCTCGTCAAACTACAAGACACATACAGAGACATCTTGACTACGTCCGGAGAAG AAATAACCACGGCAGATCACAGCTCTGTGTGCAGCACTGCAATGCCCTTTCCAGAGATCATTTTTGTCTTGTGGAGATACGAAGAAGATCTAT GGAATCTGTTAGCAAATTTCGCCCTGTGTGGCTGCCCTCACTCTAGCCTGGATGAAGAAGATAAGGACAAAAAGAATTCACTTCGGTGTGAGAACAATGGGATAGAGAAACATCTAAAAGAGAGTGACTTTGATGACAGAGAGCAGCCTCCAGACAGAAATCCTGCACCAGCATTCAGTCGGAGAAAAGCCTTTAAGAACATGAAGCCAGCAGATAAACTGAGCCTAATGAGGGAGAAGATAGAAGCATTTCCTGGTAGCTCCCCTGTCCTTAAAGAAGACAGGATGCGTCACACAGCACGGGTAGTGGTAATGGGGGATGATCGTGTGCTGGGAAGGCTTACCAGGGCTTACCACTCTATTCG agagagagaatcaaaaCGTCTTATTTTGACCAAGAAACTGAACCTGCAGTTGTACTACATCCCAGTGACTGATATGGAGCCATCGCTCAGTTCATCC GATGAAGATAGATTGTCTCTCGCCTCCTTATTGGGAAGAGTGGATCCTTGGTACAACTGCAACATCAACAGTCTGCGAACTGCAATCTCCAGACTGGCTGGAATG CACTCTGATCACAGCAAGACATCGCAGCAAAACCTTTTCCTGCTGGACACCCTGTGTTACTACCTTCGCTGTGGGACGCAGCCAGTTAACCTGCCACTCTATTCTGTGAAG ATGACCCTCTCCAGCTCTGACGAGAGTTCTGTCGTGgaggatgtgtttgtgtccaaTCTGGAGGCAGACATCCCAGAGTTCAGACACCTCAAAGAAA AGGAGCCCTTCCCACGCAAAAAGAAGTCAGCATTGGAGGTCTTTGGAACAGCCATCTCAGTCACTTATACAAAG GTGGTGGTTACCTTACTGTCAGGTTTGACTGTTTGA